In Sedimentibacter sp. MB31-C6, one genomic interval encodes:
- a CDS encoding aconitase X catalytic domain-containing protein: MILTQEQQDMLDGKYGEGTAFAMKIQVAIGESFDAKRMVPITRAHVALSNQEADLWFAEKLLKAGAKCRIAPTVNPGFCLSFFKNKSMVSKEDADLMQRTHNAYKGLGAVLSYNCTPYIDTNVPNYGEVIAFSESSATPYVNSVWGARSNREGANSALCAAITGYVPEYGLLFDENRKGNILVEVKADMKTPYDYHLLGMLGKKIGNGIPVFTGLPKHISKESLRNLGAQLNTSGAYGMFHIVGFTPEAPTIDAAFGGVKPDRKVVITNDDLTEILDEISLKGNRNIDFAMFGCPHFTLEEVKYIAEKIKGKKLKKEMWILTSSHVKEMAVRMGFDDIILESGGFIVPDTCPDQPCWSHLKGKVGITESPKCAYYPQRRGIHFVIRDLETCINAALTGEVK; this comes from the coding sequence GTGATATTAACACAAGAGCAGCAGGACATGCTAGATGGCAAGTATGGAGAAGGTACAGCCTTTGCAATGAAAATTCAAGTAGCCATTGGAGAGTCTTTTGATGCAAAAAGGATGGTGCCAATAACTAGAGCACATGTTGCATTAAGCAACCAGGAAGCTGATTTGTGGTTTGCAGAGAAATTATTAAAAGCAGGAGCAAAATGTAGGATTGCCCCTACTGTAAATCCTGGATTTTGTTTATCGTTTTTTAAGAACAAAAGCATGGTTTCTAAAGAAGATGCAGATTTAATGCAGAGAACTCATAATGCATACAAAGGATTAGGTGCAGTATTAAGTTATAATTGTACACCTTACATTGATACTAATGTACCTAATTATGGTGAAGTAATTGCATTCTCTGAATCTAGTGCAACTCCATATGTAAATTCAGTTTGGGGTGCAAGAAGTAACAGGGAAGGCGCAAACAGCGCACTTTGTGCAGCTATTACTGGATATGTACCTGAATATGGATTATTGTTTGATGAAAATAGAAAAGGTAATATATTAGTAGAAGTTAAAGCAGATATGAAAACACCTTATGACTATCATTTGCTTGGAATGCTTGGTAAGAAAATTGGAAATGGAATTCCAGTTTTTACAGGATTGCCGAAACATATTTCAAAAGAATCTTTAAGAAATCTTGGAGCTCAATTAAATACATCTGGAGCATATGGAATGTTTCACATAGTTGGATTTACTCCTGAAGCACCAACTATTGATGCTGCTTTTGGTGGGGTAAAACCTGATAGAAAAGTTGTTATAACTAATGATGATTTAACTGAAATATTAGATGAAATATCTTTAAAAGGAAATAGAAATATTGACTTTGCTATGTTTGGATGTCCTCATTTTACTTTGGAAGAAGTTAAGTATATAGCAGAAAAAATAAAAGGCAAGAAACTAAAGAAGGAAATGTGGATACTTACATCAAGTCATGTAAAGGAAATGGCTGTTAGAATGGGATTTGATGATATTATTTTAGAATCTGGAGGATTTATTGTTCCAGATACTTGTCCAGATCAACCATGTTGGAGTCATTTGAAAGGAAAGGTTGGAATAACTGAATCACCAAAATGTGCTTATTACCCCCAGAGAAGAGGAATACATTTTGTTATTAGAGATTTGGAAACTTGCATTAATGCCGCATTGACTGGAGAGGTGAAGTAA
- the brnQ gene encoding branched-chain amino acid transport system II carrier protein has product MDKRLNLTSNILIGSMLFGLFFGAGNLIFPVHMGQEAGSNMIIATVGFLITAIGLPFLGVVAIGISRSNGLFDLSSRVHPIYGYIMTILLYLTIGPFFALPRTGTVPFEISFAPYISTEYHALGLAIFTIIFFLAALFFSMKPSKILVWVGKILNPIFLIFLAVLVIAGISKPMGSISDAAINGMYKTAPFFKGFTEGYNTMDALASLAFGIIVVQTIKELGVNDPKNIAINTIKSGLVSILLMGLIYSSLSYLGATSVSLFEVSDNGGIALAQIANYYFGSFGSILLAIIVTVACLKTAIGLITACSETFNDMFPNFLNYKSFVIIFTLIACFVANIGLTQIIALSIPVLMFLYPLAIALIILGILSPLFKDKQIVYLFTTLCTLFVSIADALNAMPDIIKNQTFINNILEFYNNYLPFFNLGMGWIIPMVIGLSIGWIISIYKTK; this is encoded by the coding sequence ATGGATAAGCGCTTAAATTTAACATCAAATATTTTAATTGGCTCAATGTTATTTGGACTATTCTTCGGAGCCGGAAATTTGATTTTTCCTGTACATATGGGACAGGAAGCTGGAAGTAATATGATTATAGCTACAGTAGGATTTTTGATAACAGCAATAGGCTTGCCTTTTTTAGGAGTTGTAGCAATAGGCATTTCAAGAAGTAATGGTTTATTTGATTTATCAAGTAGAGTACATCCTATATATGGATATATTATGACTATTTTATTATACTTAACAATTGGACCCTTTTTCGCTCTACCAAGAACTGGAACTGTGCCATTTGAAATAAGTTTTGCACCTTACATTTCTACAGAATACCATGCTTTAGGTTTAGCAATATTTACAATTATATTTTTCTTAGCCGCATTGTTCTTTTCAATGAAACCTAGCAAAATTTTAGTATGGGTTGGCAAAATTTTAAATCCAATCTTTTTAATTTTTTTAGCTGTTTTAGTTATAGCTGGTATTTCAAAACCTATGGGTAGTATTTCAGATGCTGCCATTAATGGAATGTATAAAACAGCTCCCTTTTTCAAGGGGTTTACAGAAGGCTATAACACAATGGATGCTTTGGCATCCTTAGCATTTGGTATTATTGTAGTGCAAACAATAAAAGAATTAGGAGTAAATGACCCTAAAAACATAGCTATAAATACAATAAAATCAGGACTTGTTAGTATTTTGCTAATGGGTTTAATCTATAGTAGCTTATCTTACCTTGGAGCAACAAGTGTTTCGTTATTTGAAGTATCAGATAATGGTGGAATTGCATTAGCTCAAATTGCAAATTACTATTTCGGTTCCTTTGGAAGTATCTTACTGGCTATTATAGTAACTGTTGCCTGTCTAAAAACTGCAATAGGATTAATTACTGCTTGCTCGGAAACATTTAATGATATGTTTCCTAATTTCTTGAATTATAAATCCTTTGTAATAATTTTCACCCTCATTGCTTGTTTTGTAGCAAATATAGGATTGACACAAATAATTGCTTTATCAATCCCAGTATTAATGTTTTTATATCCTTTAGCAATAGCTCTAATTATATTAGGAATATTATCTCCATTATTCAAAGACAAACAAATTGTATATTTGTTTACAACACTTTGTACATTATTTGTAAGTATCGCCGATGCTTTAAATGCTATGCCTGATATAATAAAGAATCAGACGTTTATCAATAATATATTAGAATTTTATAATAATTATCTGCCATTTTTTAATTTAGGAATGGGTTGGATAATTCCAATGGTAATTGGATTATCTATCGGATGGATCATTTCAATATACAAAACAAAATAA
- a CDS encoding aconitase X swivel domain-containing protein, whose translation MDKKKFSCHKISEGVAEAEAIISKDDIMFYLIEPETGKIIEPAHDIEGKSMAKKTLIFPSGKGSSVVQADGLYQLNQRGNAPKAMIIQYPETVLVSSAIIMEIPMVDKVDPEFYEVVKDGDLVRVDADNGIVEILN comes from the coding sequence ATGGATAAGAAGAAATTTAGTTGTCATAAAATATCAGAAGGAGTTGCTGAAGCAGAAGCAATAATATCTAAGGATGATATTATGTTCTATTTAATCGAACCGGAAACTGGTAAAATAATCGAACCAGCCCATGATATAGAAGGAAAGTCAATGGCTAAAAAAACATTGATTTTTCCAAGTGGAAAGGGAAGCTCGGTTGTACAAGCTGATGGATTATATCAGCTAAATCAAAGAGGAAATGCACCAAAAGCGATGATAATACAATACCCTGAGACAGTTCTTGTTTCAAGTGCTATAATTATGGAAATTCCAATGGTGGATAAGGTAGACCCAGAATTTTATGAAGTTGTAAAAGATGGTGACCTAGTAAGAGTTGACGCAGATAATGGTATTGTAGAAATTTTAAATTAA
- a CDS encoding lactate racemase domain-containing protein: MPILLEEDMKIKLPQMFKVKQSFENKKIENIEEKVKAEIHKEVIKNKIYPGQKIAVAVGSRGIKNLFLIVKTIINELKTFGACPYIVSAMGSHGNGSEEGQKEVLEGYGITKEKLGVEIITTVDVVKLGQTSKGLDVYFDKAAYKADLVIPVNRVKLHTDFVGDLQSGLCKMMVIGLGNHVGCSSIHEENPDFFASILEEAANIIISKANIGFGVAILENAYDETLMIESVPSENMIKREKELVKIAKDNMPTLMIPDIDVLVVEEIGKDISGAGYDPNILGRSSVLKKYVLKVPQIKKMVLLDITQESHGNGIGVGLFDIIIKNVFEKLDLPSMYANAIACKCIDDIKIPLIADSEDEAIKIAIKTCRDINKEKLKIVKIKNTLSLEYIYVSETLIDYVKSNKKLCLVE, encoded by the coding sequence ATGCCAATTTTGTTAGAAGAAGACATGAAAATCAAATTACCTCAAATGTTTAAAGTAAAACAGTCCTTTGAAAATAAAAAGATTGAAAACATTGAGGAAAAGGTAAAAGCAGAAATACATAAGGAAGTTATAAAAAATAAGATTTACCCAGGCCAAAAAATAGCAGTAGCAGTTGGAAGTAGAGGAATTAAGAATTTATTTTTGATTGTGAAAACGATTATAAATGAATTGAAAACATTTGGCGCATGTCCATATATAGTTTCTGCCATGGGAAGTCATGGTAATGGATCTGAAGAAGGTCAAAAGGAAGTTTTGGAGGGTTATGGAATTACAAAGGAAAAATTAGGTGTTGAAATTATCACAACAGTCGATGTTGTGAAATTAGGTCAAACTTCGAAAGGCTTAGATGTATATTTTGATAAAGCTGCTTATAAGGCAGATTTAGTCATACCTGTCAATAGGGTGAAGTTACATACTGATTTTGTAGGTGATTTGCAAAGTGGATTGTGTAAGATGATGGTAATTGGTCTTGGTAATCATGTAGGTTGTTCTTCTATTCATGAAGAGAATCCAGACTTTTTTGCTAGTATTTTAGAAGAGGCAGCAAATATAATAATTTCTAAAGCTAATATTGGATTTGGTGTAGCTATTTTAGAGAATGCATATGATGAAACTTTAATGATTGAGTCAGTGCCTAGTGAAAACATGATTAAGAGAGAGAAAGAGCTAGTAAAAATAGCTAAGGATAATATGCCAACCTTAATGATACCTGATATTGATGTTTTAGTTGTTGAAGAAATCGGAAAAGATATTTCAGGGGCTGGATACGATCCAAATATTTTGGGCAGAAGTTCAGTTCTGAAAAAGTATGTTTTAAAAGTTCCTCAAATTAAGAAAATGGTATTGCTAGATATTACTCAGGAATCTCATGGTAATGGAATAGGAGTGGGACTTTTTGACATAATTATTAAAAATGTTTTTGAAAAACTCGACTTACCATCAATGTATGCAAATGCAATTGCTTGTAAATGTATTGACGATATAAAAATTCCACTTATAGCAGATTCAGAGGATGAAGCAATAAAGATAGCTATAAAAACATGTAGAGATATTAATAAAGAAAAACTTAAAATTGTAAAGATAAAAAATACATTATCCTTAGAATATATATATGTATCTGAAACTTTAATAGATTATGTAAAAAGTAATAAAAAATTATGCTTAGTAGAGTAG
- a CDS encoding ECF transporter S component: MQTGKNNYTIYKLTVIGLMSAMVFVATNFRIEIPTPLGKTMLHLGNVMCLLSGLLFGSTIGGLSAGFGSAIFDLFDPAFAPEFWITFILKFAMGYIAGKISHINGYNGENKKANLVAAILGAAMYVLLYISKTIILQFIVLQSRWEAVAAVAGTKFIVSSTNAIIAVVASILLTFSLRGPLKSAGIYNKLNK, encoded by the coding sequence ATGCAAACTGGCAAGAATAATTACACAATTTATAAACTTACTGTTATTGGTTTAATGTCAGCTATGGTTTTTGTAGCAACTAATTTTAGAATTGAAATTCCTACACCGTTAGGTAAAACAATGCTTCATTTAGGAAATGTTATGTGTTTATTAAGTGGTTTACTTTTTGGGAGTACAATAGGCGGATTATCTGCAGGTTTTGGTTCAGCCATTTTTGATTTGTTTGATCCAGCATTTGCACCTGAGTTTTGGATAACTTTCATTTTGAAATTTGCCATGGGATATATAGCAGGCAAAATTTCTCATATTAATGGATATAATGGAGAAAATAAAAAGGCAAATTTAGTTGCAGCTATATTAGGCGCAGCAATGTATGTATTATTGTATATATCAAAAACAATAATTTTGCAGTTTATAGTGTTGCAAAGTAGATGGGAGGCAGTGGCTGCAGTTGCAGGAACTAAATTTATTGTTTCATCTACTAATGCAATTATAGCTGTGGTAGCCTCTATATTATTAACATTTAGTTTAAGGGGGCCTTTAAAATCGGCTGGTATATATAATAAGTTGAATAAATAG
- a CDS encoding TRAP transporter small permease, giving the protein MNKIIKIYDKFEEYLLVGSLVFNVIIVFAQVIMRSVFNYSLSWTEEFSRYIFIWQTWLGTSTALKYNEHIKVELIYTYIKNEKVKKAIKIIAYLIWFAFSLFLAYNGLKLSQSMISRNALSSGMRIPLAFVYVSLPISSLLICLRLIPKIISDFRNMNNEVAEGGNTEWKQ; this is encoded by the coding sequence ATGAATAAAATAATAAAAATATATGATAAATTCGAAGAATACTTGTTGGTTGGCAGTCTGGTATTTAACGTAATTATAGTATTTGCACAAGTTATAATGAGGTCTGTATTTAATTATTCACTATCGTGGACAGAAGAATTTTCTAGGTACATATTCATATGGCAAACCTGGTTAGGTACAAGTACTGCTTTAAAATACAATGAACATATTAAGGTAGAATTAATTTACACTTATATTAAAAATGAAAAAGTTAAAAAAGCGATAAAAATCATAGCTTATTTAATATGGTTTGCATTTAGTTTATTCTTAGCATACAATGGATTGAAGTTAAGTCAATCTATGATTAGCAGAAATGCATTATCGTCTGGTATGAGAATACCATTAGCTTTTGTTTATGTGTCACTTCCTATAAGTTCATTACTTATTTGCTTAAGATTAATACCTAAAATTATTAGTGATTTTAGAAATATGAATAATGAAGTAGCAGAAGGAGGTAATACAGAATGGAAGCAGTAA
- a CDS encoding CBS domain-containing protein translates to MKIQDIMTSNSIAYLNSSDPIERAAQQMKQYNVGSLPVCEHQEVIGIVTDRDIILRSVASGQNTGHKSVKDIMTPNPIVGNPNMDAHEAVRIMSENQIRRLPIVKNNKLVGMVSLGDISVEPKLQDNAEVALKNISKPTNNRFI, encoded by the coding sequence TTGAAAATACAAGATATAATGACGTCAAATAGTATAGCTTATTTAAATTCTAGCGATCCTATTGAAAGAGCTGCGCAACAAATGAAGCAATATAATGTTGGTTCATTACCTGTATGTGAACACCAAGAGGTAATTGGCATTGTTACAGATAGAGATATTATTTTGAGATCCGTAGCTTCAGGACAAAATACCGGACATAAAAGTGTTAAAGATATTATGACACCTAATCCTATCGTAGGAAATCCCAATATGGATGCTCATGAAGCAGTAAGAATCATGAGCGAAAATCAAATAAGAAGACTACCGATTGTTAAAAACAATAAGCTTGTAGGTATGGTTTCATTAGGAGACATTTCAGTTGAGCCAAAATTACAAGATAATGCCGAAGTAGCACTCAAAAATATTTCTAAACCTACTAATAACAGATTTATCTAA
- a CDS encoding GntR family transcriptional regulator has product MEKNKVVRSRRKNLAQYAYKEIRNRIYFNQIKPGELIKENNLAEELGISRTPVREAIKMLASEDLIEVREGVGTFVKILSFKDIRDIFEVRKALEAIAVKSAINRITESDLKGLEDDFNRISMELEKGKLTREEFTDVDMKVHELIFNRCENSFARGIFEDIKLKIKQYQFLSYESLNNSNESILQHLEIINLLRKKDLNSLITTLNNHIDWSLKCFLMYD; this is encoded by the coding sequence TTGGAGAAAAATAAGGTAGTTAGAAGTCGTAGAAAAAACTTGGCTCAATATGCTTATAAAGAAATAAGAAACAGAATTTATTTCAATCAGATAAAGCCTGGGGAACTTATTAAGGAAAATAACTTAGCAGAAGAACTAGGTATTAGCAGAACTCCAGTTAGAGAAGCAATAAAAATGCTAGCTAGCGAAGATTTAATTGAAGTTAGGGAAGGTGTTGGAACTTTTGTTAAGATACTTTCGTTTAAGGACATAAGGGATATATTTGAAGTTAGAAAAGCATTAGAGGCAATTGCAGTGAAGTCTGCTATAAATAGAATTACAGAAAGTGACTTAAAAGGGTTAGAAGACGATTTTAATCGAATATCTATGGAATTAGAAAAAGGTAAATTGACGAGAGAAGAATTTACAGATGTGGATATGAAGGTTCATGAATTAATATTTAATAGATGTGAAAATTCCTTTGCAAGAGGAATATTTGAAGATATAAAATTAAAAATAAAACAATACCAATTTTTGTCATATGAATCACTAAATAACAGCAATGAAAGCATATTGCAACATTTGGAGATAATTAATCTTTTAAGAAAAAAAGACTTAAATAGCTTAATTACAACATTAAATAATCATATTGATTGGTCTTTAAAATGTTTTTTAATGTATGATTGA
- a CDS encoding TRAP transporter substrate-binding protein, which yields MKKYLSLVLIVVLMFTVAVGCSNTESAGGNENPGEETQNEKVESITLQVGHVEPEDRSTHQALLEFKKEVETNSNGSIKIEIHPNGALGGDVQLTESVAMGTLDMALPATSVLVTYSPEFGILDMPYLFSNTDNAFAAMDGQVGDHFNSLLEPVGIKNLGYSFNGLRSITNSVRPINEPADLDGLKVRVMESPVFIDFFETLGANATPMSFNELFTGLQQKTVEAQENPPSLIFSNKFYEVQDYLSLTEHVNNFLAFIMNKGTFDSLSTEQQEIITTAANNYVNLQRDMELSDTSKYVDLLGTEGGLEVNEITDENKQKFRDALEPMYEKYRGEFGQDLFDMAEQYNK from the coding sequence ATGAAAAAGTATTTAAGTTTAGTTTTAATAGTTGTGTTAATGTTTACAGTGGCAGTTGGATGTTCTAACACGGAATCTGCTGGTGGTAATGAAAACCCTGGTGAAGAAACACAAAATGAAAAAGTTGAAAGTATAACTTTACAAGTTGGACATGTTGAACCTGAAGACAGATCTACTCATCAAGCATTGTTAGAATTTAAAAAAGAAGTTGAAACTAATTCAAATGGTAGTATTAAAATTGAAATCCATCCAAATGGAGCATTAGGTGGAGATGTTCAATTAACTGAATCAGTAGCAATGGGTACTTTAGATATGGCCTTGCCTGCTACATCTGTATTAGTTACATACTCACCAGAGTTCGGTATATTGGATATGCCTTACTTGTTTAGCAATACTGACAACGCTTTTGCAGCAATGGATGGACAAGTTGGAGATCATTTTAACAGTTTGTTAGAACCAGTAGGAATAAAAAATTTAGGATATTCATTTAATGGACTTAGAAGTATAACAAACAGTGTAAGACCTATAAATGAACCGGCAGATTTAGATGGATTAAAGGTTAGAGTTATGGAAAGTCCTGTATTTATTGATTTCTTTGAGACATTGGGAGCTAATGCAACTCCTATGAGCTTTAATGAATTATTTACTGGATTACAACAAAAAACAGTAGAAGCACAGGAAAATCCACCTTCATTAATATTTTCTAATAAATTTTATGAAGTTCAAGATTACTTAAGTTTAACTGAACATGTTAATAACTTCCTAGCTTTTATAATGAATAAAGGTACATTTGATTCGCTTAGTACTGAACAACAAGAAATAATCACTACAGCAGCAAACAATTATGTAAATTTACAAAGAGATATGGAACTTAGCGATACGAGTAAATATGTAGATTTATTAGGTACAGAAGGTGGATTAGAGGTAAATGAAATAACTGATGAAAATAAACAAAAATTCAGAGATGCTTTAGAGCCTATGTATGAAAAATATAGAGGAGAATTTGGTCAAGATTTATTTGACATGGCTGAACAATACAACAAATAA